In Candidatus Cohnella colombiensis, one DNA window encodes the following:
- a CDS encoding SOS response-associated peptidase, with translation MCGRYTVVVSIEELMLRYMSELPTNRYHTPRYNVAPMQQVLAVVHDGKRNRLGELRWGLVPAWASDDRLGSKMINARAETILEKASFRTLIGRKRAIIPADGFYEWKPYGAKKQPMRITMKDEAIFSMAALYDTWTSPEGQKVSTCTIITTTPNDLMADIHDRMPVILRPEDEAFWLDRSNADTAGLTSLLRPYDAAAMRAYPVSSIVGNVKNDTAECIEEQPVLF, from the coding sequence ATGTGCGGAAGATATACGGTCGTAGTTTCCATTGAAGAATTAATGTTGCGTTATATGAGCGAATTGCCTACCAATCGCTATCACACCCCACGTTACAACGTTGCCCCGATGCAGCAAGTACTCGCCGTCGTCCATGACGGAAAGCGCAATCGACTCGGCGAGCTTCGTTGGGGCTTAGTGCCCGCATGGGCTTCAGACGACAGACTCGGCAGCAAAATGATCAATGCGCGCGCAGAGACGATTTTGGAAAAAGCTTCTTTCCGAACGCTCATTGGGCGCAAACGGGCAATTATCCCCGCTGACGGCTTTTACGAGTGGAAGCCTTACGGTGCGAAAAAGCAGCCGATGCGCATTACGATGAAGGACGAAGCAATCTTCTCTATGGCAGCTTTGTATGACACTTGGACCTCTCCAGAGGGTCAGAAGGTAAGCACCTGCACCATCATTACAACGACGCCAAATGACTTGATGGCTGACATTCATGACCGGATGCCTGTCATTTTGCGTCCAGAGGACGAGGCGTTCTGGCTTGATCGCAGCAACGCGGATACGGCCGGACTCACCAGCCTCTTACGTCCCTATGATGCTGCTGCAATGCGCGCCTACCCCGTCTCTTCGATCGTCGGCAACGTAAAGAATGATACAGCGGAATGTATAGAGGAACAACCCGTGCTATTCTAA
- a CDS encoding sugar ABC transporter substrate-binding protein: protein MSKKFGFLAIALIMLLTACSTGSNSNKNSESSQSSTATTSEAPAEKVTLTMQDYLQGGNSEAMDALIKAYMDKHPNVTIDRQNVPFADNTKKLMVGIVSKTLPDIALVDGADHLSLAAAGVFADISDLIKQWGEIDQYFDGPMSSTILDGKNYGIPLSNNLLALFYNVDMFEAANLQPPTTWEELKSIAATLSKDGVYGFGASGINSEEGVFQFLPFVWQGGGDVTNINSQGTIDALNLWKGLIDNGNMTKDILTQTQQDVMIQFAAGKTAMMVNGPWQIPNLTKQATFKWATVPLPKGQADGTILGGMNLGISSESKHQDAAWDFLKFTQEAENLKNINVAIGNVAPRKDVVQDDHWQKNALLKPFADSMPFAKARAYGPDYPKMSIAIQEMMQKVFTNHTSADNAVKEAEDIIKPFLK, encoded by the coding sequence ATGTCAAAGAAATTCGGGTTTTTAGCAATTGCGCTTATTATGCTGTTAACAGCATGTTCTACTGGGAGTAATAGCAACAAGAATAGCGAATCAAGCCAATCCTCAACGGCAACTACTAGTGAAGCGCCTGCAGAGAAAGTAACGTTGACGATGCAAGACTACTTGCAAGGTGGAAACAGCGAGGCGATGGATGCGTTAATTAAAGCTTATATGGATAAGCATCCGAATGTGACGATCGACCGTCAGAATGTGCCCTTTGCTGACAATACTAAGAAACTGATGGTGGGGATTGTTTCCAAAACATTGCCTGACATCGCACTCGTGGATGGCGCAGATCACTTATCTTTAGCTGCTGCAGGTGTATTCGCAGACATCTCGGACCTAATTAAACAATGGGGCGAAATTGACCAATACTTTGATGGGCCAATGTCTTCAACCATTCTAGACGGTAAAAATTATGGGATCCCGCTTAGCAACAACCTGCTAGCACTTTTCTACAACGTCGACATGTTCGAAGCAGCTAACCTGCAACCGCCGACAACCTGGGAGGAGCTTAAGAGTATTGCTGCAACGCTCTCGAAAGACGGCGTTTACGGATTCGGAGCTTCGGGTATTAACAGTGAAGAAGGCGTGTTCCAATTCCTACCATTTGTTTGGCAGGGTGGTGGAGATGTGACCAACATCAACAGCCAAGGAACGATAGATGCTTTGAACTTGTGGAAGGGATTAATTGATAATGGAAACATGACCAAGGATATTCTTACACAGACGCAACAAGACGTGATGATCCAATTCGCTGCTGGCAAAACAGCAATGATGGTTAACGGTCCTTGGCAAATTCCGAACCTAACCAAACAAGCTACTTTTAAATGGGCAACGGTACCGCTTCCTAAAGGACAAGCAGATGGAACGATCCTTGGCGGCATGAATCTGGGAATTTCTTCAGAGTCAAAGCATCAGGACGCGGCATGGGACTTTTTGAAATTTACGCAAGAAGCTGAAAACTTGAAAAATATTAACGTAGCTATTGGAAACGTAGCACCTCGTAAAGATGTTGTTCAAGATGACCATTGGCAGAAGAATGCATTGCTGAAGCCGTTTGCAGATAGTATGCCATTCGCCAAAGCTCGCGCTTACGGACCTGACTATCCAAAAATGTCCATTGCAATTCAAGAAATGATGCAAAAAGTGTTCACGAATCACACAAGTGCTGACAATGCAGTGAAAGAAGCGGAAGATATCATTAAGCCGTTCCTTAAGTAG
- a CDS encoding aldehyde dehydrogenase, with amino-acid sequence MTTDNPYSSLIARQNAFFRTHGTKSYTFRADALRKLGDVIRAHEGEIVQALKTDLNKSEFEAYSTEIGVVLKEIRHTLQHLRAWMRPTKVRTPLTHFGSKSTIHHDPYGVVLIIAPWNFPFQLAIAPLIGAIAAGNCAIVKPSELTPRTSEIVAKLLRGIYLDEYVAVVEGGVEASQGLLNEKVDYIFFTGGTAIGHIVMSSAAKHLTPVTLELGGKSPCIIHADATLPLAARRIAWGKFTNAGQTCIAPDYLYVHESVKDAFIAELKQAIATMYGANPLQSDTFTRIVSARHFERLEAYLHEGQVAIGGQFDREQLRIAPTVLTEITADDPVMQDEIFGPILPVLTYTDLDHIIDEINRRPKPLALYLFAESKQVQQRVLDHTSFGGGCINDTLYHFTSPHLPFGGVGSSGIGAYHGKSSFELFSHHKSVLKQTTWFDIPFRYPHIKNGLKRIKLFLK; translated from the coding sequence ATGACTACGGACAACCCTTACAGCTCACTGATTGCTAGGCAAAATGCTTTCTTCCGGACACATGGAACGAAGTCCTACACCTTCCGAGCAGACGCACTCCGCAAGTTAGGCGATGTGATTCGCGCTCATGAAGGGGAAATTGTTCAAGCACTGAAGACGGATTTGAACAAATCGGAATTCGAAGCTTACTCCACTGAAATTGGCGTCGTGCTTAAGGAAATTCGTCATACGCTGCAGCACCTTCGCGCTTGGATGCGACCGACAAAGGTGCGGACACCGCTCACACACTTCGGCTCCAAAAGCACGATCCATCACGACCCCTATGGCGTTGTACTCATCATCGCACCGTGGAACTTTCCGTTCCAACTCGCAATCGCACCGCTGATCGGGGCAATAGCTGCGGGCAATTGTGCAATTGTGAAGCCCTCTGAGCTAACACCGCGCACTTCCGAAATAGTCGCAAAGCTCCTTCGCGGTATTTATTTAGACGAATATGTTGCTGTTGTCGAAGGTGGAGTCGAGGCAAGTCAAGGCTTGCTGAACGAGAAGGTCGACTATATCTTCTTCACTGGTGGGACTGCCATTGGCCATATTGTCATGTCTTCCGCCGCCAAACACCTCACTCCCGTCACGCTAGAGCTCGGGGGCAAGAGCCCCTGTATTATACATGCCGATGCAACACTACCACTAGCCGCTAGACGTATCGCTTGGGGAAAGTTCACGAATGCCGGACAGACTTGTATTGCGCCAGACTATCTCTATGTGCATGAATCCGTGAAGGACGCCTTTATCGCTGAGCTAAAGCAAGCCATCGCAACGATGTATGGCGCTAACCCGCTTCAGAGCGATACGTTTACTCGGATCGTCAGTGCGCGCCACTTCGAACGATTAGAAGCTTATCTTCATGAGGGTCAAGTCGCAATTGGCGGTCAATTCGATCGCGAGCAGCTTCGTATTGCGCCGACCGTACTTACGGAGATCACGGCAGATGATCCCGTTATGCAGGACGAAATCTTCGGTCCGATACTTCCTGTTCTCACATACACCGACCTCGATCATATCATAGACGAAATCAATCGCAGACCGAAGCCGCTGGCGCTTTATTTATTTGCGGAAAGCAAACAAGTGCAGCAACGTGTACTCGATCATACGTCCTTCGGGGGCGGGTGCATTAACGATACACTATACCATTTCACCTCACCGCATTTGCCATTCGGGGGAGTGGGCAGCAGCGGAATTGGCGCTTATCATGGGAAGAGCAGCTTTGAGCTATTCTCGCATCACAAGAGCGTATTGAAGCAGACAACCTGGTTCGATATTCCTTTCCGCTACCCCCACATCAAGAACGGGCTGAAGCGAATTAAGCTATTCTTAAAGTAA
- a CDS encoding carbohydrate ABC transporter permease: protein MNELKPINKAIYFIVGLIITVLFLFPIIWMISTSVKPVTELFAYPPKIIPSEFVFEAYVDNFVKSNKMLNYFGNSFIIAGGTMIFSLLVAAPSAYALTRLKVRGKGLILFLLLITQMMPTIMLAIPFFITFANIGLLNNYFSLILADATIAVPFAIMILRPFFQALPSELESAALIDGCGKFGTFTRVILPLVKPGLYTVGAFCFLYGWGDLLYSLILTTNESIRPITLGLYNFIGVYGTEWNSLMAVATIAMVPIILIFILIQKHIVSGLTTGAMKG from the coding sequence ATGAATGAATTGAAACCAATTAATAAAGCCATTTATTTCATAGTTGGATTGATCATTACAGTACTCTTCCTCTTTCCAATTATATGGATGATTTCAACTTCAGTGAAACCAGTAACGGAGTTGTTCGCCTATCCACCCAAAATTATACCGTCCGAATTTGTATTTGAAGCGTATGTAGACAATTTCGTTAAAAGCAATAAGATGCTTAATTATTTCGGGAATAGCTTCATCATTGCAGGGGGTACGATGATTTTCTCTCTTCTTGTCGCTGCGCCTTCGGCTTATGCGCTAACCCGATTGAAAGTTAGAGGGAAAGGCCTGATTCTGTTTCTCTTACTAATTACGCAGATGATGCCTACGATTATGCTAGCCATTCCGTTTTTCATCACGTTTGCTAATATAGGCCTGTTGAACAATTACTTCTCGCTTATATTGGCGGATGCTACGATTGCAGTTCCATTTGCAATTATGATTCTTCGCCCATTTTTCCAAGCACTCCCAAGTGAGCTTGAGAGTGCGGCATTAATTGATGGGTGCGGTAAATTTGGAACGTTTACTAGAGTGATCCTTCCGCTTGTGAAGCCTGGACTTTATACGGTTGGCGCGTTCTGTTTCCTGTATGGATGGGGAGATTTGCTGTACTCGTTGATCCTGACAACGAATGAATCCATACGCCCGATAACGCTGGGACTATACAACTTTATCGGTGTATACGGTACGGAATGGAACAGCTTAATGGCTGTCGCAACGATTGCCATGGTTCCTATTATTCTGATTTTCATCTTGATACAGAAACATATTGTTAGCGGGCTGACGACTGGAGCGATGAAGGGCTGA
- a CDS encoding cysteine hydrolase yields MSMKIPANKTAIVLIEPQNDFLSPGGTMYAHIKEQLAERNVIANLKGLLDSARGKVKIFYVPFHPFDKGFPELKKGGPAYEGLRGIEIDMEADWGTGAWLRGTPGPEIIDELTPQDGDIIVEGKKTLDAFHSTGLDYYLRANEIEYVAFTGFHTNWCVESSARSAYDKGYRVMVVGDCTATDTQEEQDYVEKFIFPKIGKVLNAKQFLEALE; encoded by the coding sequence ATGTCTATGAAAATTCCAGCGAATAAAACAGCGATCGTATTAATTGAGCCTCAGAATGATTTTCTTTCACCAGGAGGCACCATGTACGCGCACATTAAAGAGCAATTGGCAGAGCGAAACGTCATCGCCAATTTGAAAGGCTTGCTCGATTCAGCTCGTGGCAAAGTGAAGATCTTCTACGTCCCCTTCCACCCGTTTGATAAGGGTTTTCCTGAGCTAAAGAAGGGCGGTCCTGCTTACGAGGGATTGAGGGGCATTGAGATTGATATGGAAGCCGATTGGGGAACAGGTGCATGGCTTAGAGGCACACCGGGTCCAGAAATCATTGACGAGCTGACGCCTCAGGATGGAGATATTATTGTAGAAGGTAAAAAGACGCTCGACGCGTTTCATTCCACGGGTCTTGACTATTATTTGCGAGCGAATGAGATTGAATACGTTGCATTTACGGGTTTCCATACGAACTGGTGCGTTGAATCCAGTGCGAGATCGGCATATGACAAAGGCTACAGAGTAATGGTTGTAGGGGATTGTACGGCAACAGATACTCAGGAAGAGCAAGATTATGTCGAGAAGTTCATCTTCCCGAAGATCGGCAAAGTGTTGAATGCCAAGCAGTTTTTGGAGGCGCTAGAATAG
- a CDS encoding glycoside hydrolase family 127 protein gives MKPISLNKVEIKDKFWTRWQRLIKDDIVPYQWSILNDQIPGVEKSQTIENFRMAAGEVKGEFYGMVFQDSDLAKWLETASYVLTMERNEQLEQWADGVIDILERAQQADGYLNTYFTVAEPDLRWKNLKDGHELYCAGHMIEAAVAYYEATGKSKILHIASKMADQMDAVFGIEEGKLRGYDGHPEIELALIRLYRATNNRKYLNLSKYFVEERGRKPNYFDQEDIERQKIGAKNLTPPKELDYYVAHAPVTEMETAEGHAVRAVYLFSAMADLAAEYQDQALLQAVKKMWQNIVNKRMYITGGIGSSGLHERFTVDYDLPNDRVYAETCASVGFIMWAYRMLELEEDRRYADVMEQVLYNGALSGISLDGKKYFYVNPLEVKPSLLGHRNDLYFVKGERQSWYGCACCPPNIARLLASLGQYIYSYNEARKNLFVHLYIGSQIEQEIEGQLVQINQTGHYPWNGDIQFQVATESPVHFTLALRIPAWCDSFEITVNGERVETMDSLDKGYLKIARTWNSGDRVELLLPMKVRVMRSNPLVRDNVGKISLLRGPIVYCLEQIDNKENLPDIGVSAKTDFQTVFANDLLEEGAINLEFDAWVTDSLSLNVDELYFQTEVKRNPFQAKAIPYFLWANREPGEMLVWIKEEK, from the coding sequence ATGAAACCGATCTCATTGAATAAAGTGGAGATAAAAGATAAATTTTGGACGAGATGGCAAAGGCTGATAAAGGATGATATCGTTCCCTATCAATGGAGCATCTTGAATGACCAGATTCCAGGAGTCGAGAAAAGTCAAACGATTGAAAACTTTCGTATGGCGGCTGGAGAAGTTAAAGGTGAATTTTATGGAATGGTGTTTCAGGACAGTGATCTTGCGAAATGGTTGGAAACAGCTTCTTACGTTCTGACGATGGAACGAAACGAACAATTAGAGCAATGGGCAGACGGAGTCATTGACATACTCGAGCGAGCCCAACAAGCAGATGGATATTTAAATACTTATTTTACAGTCGCAGAACCCGATTTAAGATGGAAAAATTTAAAGGATGGCCATGAGTTATATTGTGCCGGTCATATGATCGAAGCGGCAGTAGCCTACTATGAAGCGACAGGGAAAAGTAAGATATTGCACATCGCATCCAAGATGGCCGACCAAATGGACGCTGTGTTTGGCATAGAAGAAGGCAAATTAAGAGGGTATGATGGTCATCCAGAGATCGAGCTAGCCTTAATACGATTATACCGAGCGACAAATAACAGGAAGTACTTGAATTTGTCCAAATACTTCGTCGAAGAGCGTGGCAGAAAGCCTAATTATTTTGACCAAGAAGACATTGAACGTCAAAAAATTGGAGCGAAAAACCTCACTCCCCCTAAAGAACTGGATTATTATGTAGCTCACGCTCCAGTTACTGAGATGGAAACTGCGGAGGGACATGCAGTTCGGGCTGTGTACCTGTTCAGCGCGATGGCTGATCTTGCTGCTGAATATCAAGATCAAGCTCTGCTGCAAGCTGTAAAAAAAATGTGGCAAAATATCGTGAACAAAAGAATGTACATCACCGGTGGGATTGGTTCTTCCGGACTTCATGAACGATTTACTGTCGATTACGATCTGCCCAACGATCGGGTATATGCAGAGACGTGCGCATCTGTCGGTTTTATTATGTGGGCGTATCGAATGCTAGAGTTGGAAGAAGACCGACGGTATGCGGATGTGATGGAGCAGGTACTGTACAACGGAGCGCTAAGCGGCATTTCGTTGGATGGCAAAAAGTACTTTTATGTCAATCCGCTTGAAGTAAAGCCAAGCTTGCTTGGACACCGTAATGATCTTTATTTCGTCAAAGGAGAACGGCAATCATGGTATGGCTGCGCGTGCTGTCCACCTAACATTGCCCGGCTTCTAGCTTCATTAGGACAGTACATTTACTCTTACAATGAAGCTCGCAAAAACTTGTTCGTTCATTTATACATCGGCAGTCAGATCGAACAGGAGATAGAGGGTCAGCTCGTTCAAATCAATCAGACAGGTCATTACCCTTGGAATGGGGACATCCAGTTCCAAGTCGCAACAGAAAGTCCTGTTCATTTCACATTAGCATTGCGTATCCCTGCTTGGTGTGACAGCTTCGAAATCACAGTAAATGGTGAACGGGTCGAAACGATGGACAGTTTGGATAAAGGCTATTTGAAAATAGCAAGAACGTGGAATTCTGGAGATCGCGTAGAGCTCCTCCTTCCGATGAAGGTGCGTGTGATGAGAAGCAATCCTCTTGTGCGAGACAATGTCGGGAAGATTTCTCTACTGCGTGGCCCGATTGTATATTGTTTGGAACAGATCGATAACAAAGAAAATTTACCCGATATCGGGGTTTCCGCGAAGACAGATTTCCAAACCGTGTTTGCAAATGATTTGCTGGAAGAAGGGGCAATCAATCTGGAGTTTGATGCTTGGGTAACCGATTCCTTATCGCTCAATGTGGACGAACTCTACTTCCAAACAGAAGTAAAGAGAAATCCCTTTCAGGCGAAAGCCATACCTTATTTTCTTTGGGCCAATCGGGAGCCAGGCGAAATGCTCGTTTGGATCAAGGAAGAAAAATAG
- a CDS encoding AraC family transcriptional regulator, translating into MKYLNSNVTTPLTFISCGQFSTNEPWKHSKRIINSFEIIIGIKEVLYIQQNDTKYEVGPGDVLVLLPDQVHQGYAESHKDISFYWMHFDTPEGYQLLDKPFVMNQLQQLHTQSTNNKDSSSIYIPIYSHPPAIERIYIQFQQILHIAYSNYYTNIGVSFLLTSLLIEMTEQTIQQSLHPGLRMETDKNLAKIMEWVRIHSSSSTLNVSTIAEQFNYNRDYLSRLFKQKTNMNLQSFIHEVKIAKAKDLLSRTSKSTKEIAYSIGINDEKYFMRLFKKYGKITPTEYREAYYRTHMNNL; encoded by the coding sequence ATGAAATATCTTAACTCCAATGTGACAACGCCTCTTACTTTTATCTCATGCGGACAATTTTCTACTAATGAACCCTGGAAACATAGCAAACGTATCATCAACAGCTTTGAAATCATCATTGGAATAAAAGAAGTGCTATATATCCAACAAAATGACACAAAATACGAGGTGGGGCCTGGAGACGTTCTGGTGCTTCTACCCGATCAGGTTCACCAAGGCTACGCGGAAAGCCATAAGGATATCTCGTTCTATTGGATGCACTTTGATACTCCTGAAGGATATCAATTATTGGATAAGCCTTTCGTGATGAACCAACTCCAACAGCTACACACGCAATCTACTAATAACAAAGACAGCTCATCCATTTATATTCCGATTTACAGCCATCCACCGGCTATCGAAAGAATCTATATTCAATTTCAACAAATCCTTCATATTGCATACTCCAATTACTACACCAACATAGGTGTCAGTTTTCTTTTGACATCCCTATTAATCGAAATGACGGAGCAAACAATCCAACAATCACTTCATCCCGGACTTCGAATGGAAACGGATAAAAATTTGGCGAAAATTATGGAATGGGTACGTATTCATTCGTCATCGAGCACTCTCAACGTCTCCACAATCGCCGAACAATTTAATTACAATAGAGATTATTTATCCCGTTTATTTAAACAAAAAACAAATATGAACCTGCAGTCATTCATCCATGAAGTTAAGATTGCCAAAGCGAAAGATTTGCTGTCCCGCACATCGAAGAGCACGAAGGAAATTGCTTATTCGATCGGAATAAATGATGAGAAGTATTTCATGCGTTTGTTCAAAAAGTACGGGAAAATCACCCCGACGGAATACAGAGAAGCTTATTACAGAACGCATATGAACAACTTGTGA
- a CDS encoding sugar ABC transporter permease → METRKINVTKFRWSRFKEGSGNYAFLVPALLFLAVFMIYPIVYNIILSFKDVTVSNIQGEQHFVGFRNYAEELKSAAFMISLKNSTLFTGLSLIFQFAIGFMLALFFNYKFPARNLFRSLMLVAWVIPSVISGSLFKWMFAGEQGIVNYILIVIGVINEPITWLTDQNFSLASTIISNIWLGIPFNMLILLAGLQSLPEDVYEAGKMDGANPIQRFFFITLPMLKSTIYILLVLGFIYTFKVFDLILVMTNGGPVNSSSVLPLHAYNLAFVTYDFSRAATVAGFMLIIVIVVSIGYLKLIRSEEE, encoded by the coding sequence ATGGAAACTCGTAAGATAAACGTGACTAAGTTTAGATGGAGCCGATTCAAGGAAGGCTCTGGTAATTATGCTTTTCTGGTTCCAGCATTACTGTTTCTTGCTGTATTTATGATTTACCCAATTGTTTACAATATAATTCTTAGTTTCAAAGATGTCACGGTAAGCAATATACAGGGCGAACAGCATTTTGTTGGATTTCGCAATTACGCAGAGGAACTGAAGAGTGCGGCGTTTATGATCTCGTTAAAAAACTCCACACTATTCACTGGTTTAAGCTTAATTTTTCAATTTGCAATTGGGTTTATGCTAGCTCTCTTTTTCAACTATAAATTTCCCGCCAGAAATCTGTTTCGCTCATTGATGCTTGTTGCTTGGGTCATCCCTTCCGTTATCAGTGGGTCGTTGTTTAAATGGATGTTTGCAGGAGAACAGGGAATCGTCAATTACATTCTGATTGTCATTGGCGTTATCAACGAACCGATCACTTGGTTGACGGATCAGAATTTTTCGCTGGCAAGTACGATAATTTCGAATATATGGCTGGGCATACCTTTTAATATGTTGATTTTACTCGCAGGCCTGCAATCGTTGCCAGAGGATGTGTACGAAGCTGGGAAGATGGATGGGGCAAATCCGATTCAACGATTTTTCTTCATCACATTACCGATGTTGAAATCAACGATTTATATTTTATTAGTGCTAGGTTTCATTTATACGTTTAAGGTTTTCGACTTGATCTTAGTTATGACGAACGGCGGACCAGTCAATTCTTCATCCGTACTCCCGCTTCACGCATACAATCTCGCTTTTGTCACGTATGACTTTAGTAGGGCGGCAACGGTTGCTGGCTTTATGCTTATCATCGTGATTGTAGTCTCGATAGGTTACCTTAAGTTAATCCGTAGTGAGGAGGAATGA
- a CDS encoding glycoside hydrolase family 127 protein has translation MSQIIKLLPVSWKDTNVLGGLWGRRQQINHFVTIPSQYKRFEERGSFEALKRNWKAGDPNAPHPFWDSDFGKWIEAAAFSLAKYPDPELEKLVDSVIDEIAENQQSDGYFNTYFDLIEPDKKWTNLYYMHELYCAGHLAEGAVAYYLATGKRKFLDVMCRYMDHIDARFGSEPGKIHGYCGHQEIELALVKLYRATGEERYLKLSKYFIDERGKQPYFFELESLQRGVDTEKTANQQRHLKYYLKEHGPYAEYQSHLPVREQEAPVGHAVRAMYMYSAMADLAADTQDKSLLDASEKLWDRLTQRQMYITGGIGPSSDGERFTFDYDLPNEYTYNETCASIGLVMWAHRMLQFNADRKYADVMEQTLYNTVLSGVSVNGDEYSYANYLAVYPDRFKYASTLIIDKMMPGRHKWFNVACCPPNVARLIASIGQYMYSTSEDGIYVHLYNDSETTVDVKGNRVTLTQQTNYPWEGHIGLTIMPETAAEFTVAVRYPGWCSHAEIKVNGNKVDAPIVNGYFMLNRNWAQGDVVELLLDMPIQLVESHPSVRTNSGKVALQRGPLVYCMEETDNARDLSDLSLVDETDIKVQYEADLLDGVVTLELKGQRRETSSWEGQLYRPVQTQKTDVLVKAIPYFLWANRDPGEMLIWINHNCSCGSH, from the coding sequence TTGTCACAAATTATTAAACTTTTACCGGTTTCATGGAAGGATACGAATGTCCTCGGAGGATTGTGGGGCAGAAGGCAGCAAATCAATCATTTTGTAACGATTCCGAGTCAATACAAACGCTTCGAGGAAAGAGGAAGTTTCGAAGCGCTTAAGCGGAACTGGAAAGCTGGCGATCCGAACGCCCCCCATCCGTTTTGGGACTCGGACTTTGGCAAATGGATCGAAGCTGCGGCTTTCTCGCTTGCCAAGTACCCGGATCCGGAGTTAGAAAAGCTGGTTGATAGTGTCATCGACGAGATTGCAGAAAATCAGCAAAGTGATGGATACTTCAATACGTATTTTGATTTGATCGAACCCGACAAGAAGTGGACAAACCTCTATTATATGCATGAGTTGTATTGTGCGGGTCATTTGGCTGAAGGCGCAGTCGCCTATTATTTGGCCACAGGTAAACGCAAATTCCTTGATGTCATGTGCCGATACATGGATCACATCGATGCACGCTTTGGCAGTGAGCCAGGCAAGATTCATGGCTATTGCGGACACCAGGAAATTGAGCTTGCGCTAGTCAAGCTTTACCGCGCGACAGGCGAAGAAAGATATTTGAAATTGAGCAAATATTTTATCGACGAGCGCGGCAAACAACCGTATTTCTTCGAGCTTGAATCCCTGCAACGGGGAGTCGACACGGAGAAGACAGCCAATCAACAACGGCACTTGAAATATTATTTGAAAGAACACGGACCCTACGCCGAATACCAATCGCATCTTCCAGTAAGAGAGCAAGAGGCTCCGGTGGGTCATGCTGTCAGAGCGATGTATATGTACAGCGCTATGGCAGATTTGGCGGCGGATACCCAAGACAAGTCGCTACTTGATGCATCAGAGAAACTTTGGGATAGATTGACGCAGCGACAAATGTATATTACGGGCGGAATCGGTCCTTCGTCTGATGGAGAAAGATTCACGTTTGATTATGACCTACCTAACGAGTATACGTACAATGAGACATGTGCGTCCATTGGGCTCGTGATGTGGGCGCACAGAATGCTGCAATTTAACGCCGACAGAAAATATGCCGATGTGATGGAACAAACGTTGTACAATACTGTGCTAAGTGGCGTTTCTGTGAATGGAGATGAATATTCGTACGCCAATTACTTGGCTGTATATCCGGATCGATTCAAATACGCCAGCACCCTAATCATTGACAAAATGATGCCAGGCCGGCACAAGTGGTTTAATGTCGCGTGCTGTCCGCCTAACGTGGCCAGACTGATCGCATCGATCGGACAGTACATGTATTCCACGAGTGAAGATGGGATCTATGTGCATCTATACAACGACAGCGAGACGACGGTAGATGTAAAGGGCAATCGGGTTACACTTACCCAACAAACGAATTATCCATGGGAAGGGCATATCGGCTTAACGATTATGCCTGAAACAGCCGCAGAATTTACCGTCGCAGTTCGATATCCAGGCTGGTGTTCACATGCGGAAATAAAAGTGAACGGAAATAAGGTAGACGCTCCGATCGTTAACGGTTATTTCATGCTCAACCGCAATTGGGCGCAAGGAGACGTTGTAGAACTGCTGCTCGATATGCCCATCCAGCTTGTGGAGTCGCATCCGTCGGTCCGAACGAACAGCGGCAAGGTCGCTCTGCAACGTGGGCCGCTCGTATACTGCATGGAAGAGACAGATAATGCTAGAGATTTAAGTGATTTGTCGCTTGTGGACGAAACGGACATCAAGGTTCAATACGAAGCAGATCTATTAGATGGTGTTGTAACGCTAGAGTTGAAAGGGCAAAGAAGAGAGACTTCCTCGTGGGAAGGGCAGTTGTATCGTCCCGTTCAAACTCAAAAAACCGATGTGTTAGTAAAAGCGATTCCCTACTTCCTATGGGCCAACCGTGATCCTGGCGAAATGCTCATTTGGATTAATCACAATTGCAGCTGTGGTTCCCATTAA